The Marinobacter halotolerans genome includes a window with the following:
- a CDS encoding LLM class flavin-dependent oxidoreductase has translation MSYRDLPYSLLELASVREGDSVGRTLANSVAYAQHGEHLGFNRFWLAEHHNMEGISSSATSVLVGHIAGATKTLRVGSGGIMLPNHPPLVVAEQFGTLESLYPGRIDLGLGRAPGTDPITSRALRREHLGAEQFPEDVAKLQQLLGPLQPGQQIKAIPGAGTNVPIWLLGSSLYSAQLAAQRGLPYAFAGHFAPRLYREAIHLYRSQFQPSDTLARPYAMLAVPAIPADTDEEARFLATTSYQRILSLFRGQPLWMRPPVESMNGLWNSGEKAGVQDFLSLQLLGSTDTIRQQLDRLLESVEVDELMFTIDLYDPEKRRRALDILAATRPENRTEKRSLS, from the coding sequence ATGTCGTATCGCGATCTTCCCTACTCCCTGCTCGAGCTGGCCTCGGTGCGGGAAGGTGATTCGGTGGGCCGGACCCTTGCCAATAGCGTGGCCTACGCTCAACACGGCGAGCACCTGGGCTTTAACCGGTTCTGGCTGGCCGAGCATCACAATATGGAAGGCATCAGCAGCTCCGCAACGTCGGTGTTGGTGGGTCATATCGCCGGGGCCACCAAAACCCTGCGGGTCGGTTCAGGCGGCATCATGCTGCCCAACCATCCGCCGCTGGTGGTGGCCGAGCAGTTTGGCACTCTGGAAAGCCTGTACCCGGGACGGATTGATCTCGGCCTCGGCCGGGCCCCCGGCACCGACCCCATTACCAGCCGGGCACTGAGAAGGGAACACTTGGGGGCCGAGCAGTTCCCGGAAGACGTGGCCAAACTGCAACAACTGCTTGGGCCATTGCAGCCCGGCCAGCAGATCAAAGCAATTCCCGGGGCAGGAACCAACGTGCCTATCTGGCTGCTTGGTTCCAGCCTGTACAGCGCACAACTAGCTGCCCAGCGCGGACTGCCCTACGCCTTCGCAGGGCATTTTGCCCCGCGCCTGTATCGTGAGGCCATCCACCTGTACCGCAGCCAATTCCAGCCATCGGACACCCTGGCGAGGCCCTATGCGATGCTGGCGGTGCCGGCGATTCCCGCAGACACAGACGAGGAAGCGCGTTTTCTGGCCACCACCAGCTATCAACGAATTCTGTCGCTATTCCGCGGCCAGCCCTTATGGATGAGGCCACCGGTGGAATCCATGAACGGGCTATGGAACAGCGGCGAGAAGGCCGGTGTTCAGGATTTCCTGTCACTGCAGCTGCTGGGCAGCACTGATACCATTCGCCAGCAGCTTGATCGTCTGCTGGAATCGGTGGAAGTCGACGAACTGATGTTCACCATTGATCTTTACGATCCGGAAAAGCGGCGCCGCGCACTGGATATTCTTGCCGCCACCCGACCGGAAAACCGCACCGAAAAAAGGAGCCTTTCATGA
- the recB gene encoding exodeoxyribonuclease V subunit beta: protein MSETVRTLDPLTLPLKGSRLIEASAGTGKTFTLALLYVRLVLGHREAEQPLTEGVMPPHLLVVTFTEAATKELRDRIRARLTEAAALFGQQPDLADIATDTKDPLLNLRNQCPTGDWPACQRKLLLAAEWMDEAAVSTIHGWCNRMLSEHAFDSGSLFRQTLETDQTELLDEVARDYWRTFVYSTPPEMIDAVLDNWADPESLRKSVRNLLPHVDALPADPLSPQEAVSQALEAKQKRLLELKQPWPRWCDELTELLEDTAKPKPKPLHGGTKNTIQSAVNHLRDWATSDADEPKGLVKSELKGYEYLEAEGFAGKWTGDEPPPHHPAMDEISILKQALADLPRPGPAMLNHAVRWIAKRLHAEKQRLATMGFDDLLTRLDEALAGPQGDRLAATIARQFPVAMIDEFQDTDPVQYRIFDRIYQVAANNPDATLLMIGDPKQAIYKFRGADIYTYLAARQAVSERTYTLGTNFRSSKAMVDGVNQVFAYADQARVEGAFLFRTDAGNPLPFTPVNAKGSDRQWWVDGEAATPLTFWTFGDDEGVTKGDARSSLAGACATEIARLLTLGQQGLAGFRPESDAGAVEPLRPEHIAILVNKRDEAEAVRRALSDRGIRSVYLSDRNSVLNSPEAVELLQWLHACAEPGQLSLLRGALATPSLGLSHSQLDRLLSDENALDREIDRFQHYRELWQSQGVLPMLRRFLMDFDVPAKLLAHHSGERALTDILHLAELLQADSQQLDGEHALVHHFTELLQQSDDESEHRTMRLESDSGLVKVVTVHKSKGLEYPLVFLPFATEHRQEKAGQNFLAFHDPQGQLQISLAPDEHTLALADRERLGEDIRKLYVALTRARHATWVGAAGIKNWHLSGLGHLISGPAQTNEVDLTPQLQAMAAGEASIEIMPAPEPDDLRYVGEPEPPLGPALEPTREARENWWIASYSAITYGALSGFRGDFQPASEDAEQENLREEDAANTEESPVPAAPPDGKHAFPKGSGPGTFLHDILEWCATRGFDQVVAAPDELHTLLQRRCQLRHWEAWVDVLHGWVLRLLTVDIPLPDSGQTFTLATLDSPRPELEFWFKSRQVNTLTLDRLVQKGTLNAEPRPRAHETTFNGMLKGFIDLVFEHQGRYYVLDYKSNLLGEDDSAYVPDAMRARILESRYDLQYVIYLLALHRLLKARLPDYDYDTHVGGAVYLFLRGCDAPGAGAFTERPDKALIESLDRLFCGQPEVAV from the coding sequence ATGAGCGAGACGGTGCGCACCCTTGACCCGCTGACGCTGCCCCTGAAAGGCAGTCGCCTGATTGAAGCCAGTGCCGGAACTGGTAAAACCTTCACCCTGGCGCTGCTGTACGTGCGCCTGGTACTGGGTCACCGGGAAGCCGAACAGCCGCTGACGGAGGGCGTGATGCCCCCGCATCTGCTGGTAGTGACCTTTACCGAAGCGGCCACCAAGGAACTCCGGGACCGTATCCGCGCTCGCCTGACCGAGGCCGCCGCGCTCTTTGGCCAGCAGCCCGATCTTGCCGACATCGCCACGGATACCAAAGACCCGCTGCTGAACCTGCGCAACCAGTGCCCGACCGGTGACTGGCCCGCCTGCCAGCGCAAGCTGTTGTTGGCCGCGGAATGGATGGACGAGGCCGCCGTATCCACTATTCACGGCTGGTGTAACCGCATGCTCAGCGAGCACGCCTTCGACAGTGGCAGCCTTTTCCGCCAGACCCTGGAAACCGACCAGACCGAACTGCTGGACGAAGTGGCCCGGGATTATTGGCGTACGTTTGTTTACTCCACGCCACCAGAAATGATCGACGCGGTGCTGGACAACTGGGCGGACCCCGAGAGCCTGCGTAAATCCGTTCGCAACCTGCTGCCCCACGTGGATGCCTTGCCGGCCGATCCGCTATCGCCGCAAGAGGCGGTCAGCCAGGCCCTTGAGGCAAAACAGAAAAGGCTTCTTGAACTCAAGCAGCCCTGGCCCCGGTGGTGCGACGAGCTGACGGAATTGCTGGAAGACACTGCCAAACCAAAACCGAAACCCCTTCACGGCGGTACCAAGAACACCATCCAGAGCGCGGTGAACCATCTACGGGACTGGGCCACCTCCGACGCTGACGAACCCAAAGGCCTGGTCAAAAGCGAACTGAAAGGTTACGAGTATCTGGAGGCCGAAGGCTTCGCCGGCAAGTGGACCGGTGACGAGCCGCCGCCCCATCACCCGGCCATGGACGAAATCAGTATCCTGAAACAGGCCCTGGCGGACCTGCCCAGACCCGGCCCGGCCATGCTCAACCACGCGGTACGCTGGATCGCAAAACGCCTGCACGCCGAGAAGCAGCGCCTGGCCACCATGGGTTTCGACGACCTGCTGACCCGGCTTGATGAGGCCCTTGCCGGCCCTCAGGGCGATCGCCTGGCGGCCACCATCGCGCGGCAGTTTCCGGTGGCCATGATTGACGAATTCCAGGACACCGACCCAGTGCAGTACCGGATTTTCGATCGCATCTACCAGGTAGCGGCGAACAATCCCGATGCCACCCTGTTGATGATCGGCGACCCGAAACAGGCCATCTACAAGTTCCGTGGCGCGGATATCTACACCTATCTGGCTGCCCGACAGGCGGTTAGCGAACGGACCTACACTCTTGGGACCAACTTTCGCTCCTCCAAAGCCATGGTGGATGGTGTGAACCAGGTGTTCGCCTACGCCGACCAGGCCAGGGTGGAAGGGGCGTTTTTGTTCCGTACCGACGCCGGTAACCCGCTTCCCTTTACGCCCGTTAACGCCAAAGGCAGCGACCGGCAATGGTGGGTAGACGGCGAGGCCGCGACGCCGCTGACCTTCTGGACGTTTGGTGACGACGAGGGCGTGACCAAAGGCGATGCCAGATCCAGTCTTGCCGGTGCCTGCGCCACGGAAATCGCCCGCCTGCTGACACTTGGGCAACAAGGCCTGGCCGGCTTCCGGCCCGAAAGTGATGCTGGTGCAGTAGAGCCCCTGCGTCCGGAACACATTGCCATTCTGGTAAATAAACGAGATGAGGCTGAGGCTGTGCGGCGGGCGCTAAGCGACCGGGGTATCCGCAGCGTTTATTTGTCTGACCGCAACTCGGTACTGAATTCGCCGGAGGCCGTCGAGCTGCTGCAATGGCTCCATGCCTGTGCCGAACCCGGGCAGCTGTCGCTGCTGCGCGGTGCGCTGGCCACGCCATCCCTGGGGTTATCCCACTCGCAACTGGACCGTCTGCTGAGTGATGAAAACGCCCTGGACCGGGAGATTGACCGTTTCCAGCACTATCGCGAGCTGTGGCAGAGCCAGGGTGTTCTGCCCATGCTGCGCCGCTTCCTGATGGACTTCGATGTGCCCGCCAAGCTGCTGGCTCACCACAGCGGCGAACGGGCGCTAACCGATATTCTGCACCTGGCTGAACTGCTTCAGGCCGACAGCCAGCAGTTGGACGGTGAACACGCCCTGGTGCATCACTTCACCGAGCTGCTGCAACAGTCAGACGATGAAAGCGAGCACCGCACCATGCGCCTGGAAAGCGATTCCGGTCTGGTGAAGGTGGTGACCGTGCACAAATCCAAGGGCCTTGAATATCCGCTGGTGTTCCTGCCCTTTGCCACCGAACACCGTCAGGAAAAAGCCGGGCAGAATTTCCTGGCGTTCCATGATCCTCAGGGGCAATTGCAGATCTCACTGGCCCCGGACGAGCACACACTGGCGCTCGCCGACCGGGAACGCCTGGGCGAGGACATCCGCAAACTCTACGTGGCACTGACCCGCGCCCGTCACGCCACCTGGGTGGGGGCTGCCGGCATCAAAAACTGGCACCTGAGCGGGCTGGGTCACCTGATCAGTGGACCGGCTCAGACAAACGAGGTTGATCTGACACCCCAGCTTCAGGCCATGGCGGCGGGGGAGGCAAGCATTGAGATAATGCCGGCGCCGGAGCCGGACGATCTTCGCTACGTCGGCGAACCGGAACCACCGCTGGGCCCGGCACTGGAGCCCACCCGGGAAGCCCGTGAAAACTGGTGGATTGCCAGTTATTCCGCGATCACCTACGGCGCCCTCAGCGGTTTCAGGGGCGATTTCCAGCCCGCCAGCGAGGACGCGGAACAGGAAAATCTGCGGGAAGAAGATGCGGCCAATACAGAAGAATCCCCGGTGCCGGCCGCGCCGCCGGACGGCAAACACGCGTTTCCCAAAGGCTCCGGCCCCGGCACCTTCCTGCACGATATTCTGGAGTGGTGTGCCACCCGGGGTTTTGATCAGGTAGTGGCGGCGCCGGATGAGCTTCACACTTTGCTTCAGCGTCGTTGCCAGCTCCGCCACTGGGAAGCCTGGGTAGACGTGCTGCACGGCTGGGTTCTGCGCCTGCTAACGGTCGACATTCCACTGCCGGATTCGGGCCAGACCTTTACATTGGCCACACTGGATAGCCCGCGCCCCGAGCTGGAATTCTGGTTTAAAAGCAGACAGGTAAACACTCTGACCCTGGACCGGCTGGTGCAGAAGGGCACCCTGAATGCAGAACCACGGCCCCGGGCCCACGAAACTACCTTTAACGGCATGCTGAAGGGCTTTATCGACCTGGTGTTCGAGCACCAGGGCCGCTATTACGTGCTGGATTACAAATCCAACCTGTTGGGGGAGGACGACAGCGCCTATGTCCCCGACGCTATGCGCGCCAGGATTCTGGAATCCCGCTACGACCTGCAATACGTGATTTATCTGCTGGCGCTGCATCGCCTGCTGAAGGCGCGGCTACCGGACTACGACTACGACACCCATGTGGGCGGGGCGGTCTATCTGTTTCTGCGGGGCTGTGATGCGCCCGGTGCCGGCGCTTTCACCGAAAGGCCGGACAAAGCCCTGATCGAGTCCCTGGACCGCCTGTTCTGCGGCCAGCCGGAGGTTGCGGTATGA
- a CDS encoding YqiA/YcfP family alpha/beta fold hydrolase — translation MTNPVHVFLSHGLESGPDSTKVQALKAEAETFDGVTAMALDHRSSKDPATRLLQMRAAIEASGAEPENCILVGSSMGGWVCAQTSAESPVLGCFLLAPALAMKDYPQSSPKIQARHTQIIHGWHDDVVLPMPVIELAREQDIPLLALPDGHRLQESLPRLVTEFRRFMKDCLGQ, via the coding sequence ATGACCAACCCCGTTCACGTATTTCTGTCCCACGGCCTGGAAAGCGGCCCTGACAGCACCAAGGTGCAGGCCCTGAAAGCCGAGGCGGAAACCTTTGACGGGGTAACCGCCATGGCCCTGGACCATCGCAGCAGCAAGGACCCGGCCACGCGGCTGCTGCAGATGCGCGCCGCCATTGAAGCGTCCGGTGCGGAGCCTGAGAATTGCATCCTGGTGGGTTCCAGCATGGGCGGCTGGGTGTGCGCCCAGACCAGTGCCGAAAGCCCGGTTCTGGGCTGTTTCCTGCTGGCGCCGGCACTGGCCATGAAGGACTATCCCCAGTCCAGCCCGAAGATTCAGGCCCGCCACACCCAGATTATTCACGGCTGGCACGACGATGTGGTTTTGCCGATGCCGGTGATTGAGTTGGCCAGAGAGCAGGATATACCGCTGCTGGCGCTGCCAGACGGCCACCGGCTTCAGGAGAGTCTGCCGCGACTGGTGACCGAATTCCGTAGGTTTATGAAGGACTGTCTAGGCCAGTAA
- the recD gene encoding exodeoxyribonuclease V subunit alpha gives MSTQVPLAEFASVDDALGLLDRWVDLGWLRALDHAFAEFVCTLSSQASAETTPGEKTSAPNAQLAILAALVSHQVGRGHVCLDLGQLCQDAEATLVLPPEGTARLDEAPESPSKPVDLFRDTATDRLVEAIIHSIAVSDGSRCTPLVLEGTRLYLRRFWRYEQGIAAGIRQRLSPGGADSDQQLSLALDTLFGQQDAVDYQKVACALAARNRFSVITGGPGTGKTTTVLNLLAALQSMACQKPGLDPDDPYLRIRLSAPTGKAAARLSESIGGALSKVPLAALPGAPDASAIPTEVTTLHRLLGSRPGSRQFRYNEDNPLPLDILVIDEASMVDVDLMASVFAALPENARLIMLGDKDQLASVDAGAVLGELCQRANAGHYRPETLEWLESVTGCRLPEELADASGQPLDQAVGMLRKSYRFDEHSGIGVLAQATNEGRFDKSLISQCQTQTFPDVAWLGRSELMTDPTDNPSTADALLPLARHARTGSAGAFLNAGEGRMVNGDSVSAPVGYGHYLQIMSGQRPHATDSEADRLEWDAWATKVLAAFSQFQVLCALRKGPFGVEGLNQQVANELRASGLIVKTEGWYAGRPVLVTGNDYNLGLMNGDIGVTLSVPWDHDEAGKPVQTLRVAFPSSDGSGTIRWISPSRLQSLETVYAMTVHKSQGSEFTHACLVIPDRLTPVLTRELIYTGITRARHWLSLAVPQEGVLRDAVGRSVVRASGLARLLA, from the coding sequence ATGAGCACACAGGTACCCCTGGCCGAATTTGCTTCCGTGGATGACGCACTCGGACTGCTGGACCGCTGGGTCGATCTGGGCTGGCTTAGGGCGCTGGACCACGCCTTTGCTGAATTTGTCTGTACTCTCTCATCACAGGCCTCTGCAGAAACGACGCCCGGGGAAAAAACCAGCGCTCCCAATGCTCAGCTGGCAATCCTGGCGGCCCTGGTGTCCCACCAGGTAGGTCGTGGCCACGTATGCCTTGATCTTGGTCAGCTGTGCCAGGATGCGGAAGCCACCCTGGTACTGCCGCCGGAGGGCACCGCCAGGCTGGACGAGGCACCGGAGAGTCCGTCGAAGCCGGTGGATCTCTTCCGTGACACCGCCACCGACAGGCTGGTCGAGGCAATTATCCACAGCATTGCCGTCAGCGACGGTAGCCGTTGCACGCCCCTGGTACTGGAAGGCACCCGCCTTTATCTGCGCCGGTTCTGGCGCTATGAGCAGGGCATCGCCGCTGGCATCCGTCAGCGCCTGAGCCCCGGCGGGGCCGATAGCGATCAGCAGCTCTCGCTGGCGCTGGATACGCTTTTCGGCCAGCAGGACGCGGTGGATTACCAGAAAGTCGCCTGCGCCCTGGCCGCCCGCAATCGTTTCAGCGTCATCACCGGCGGGCCGGGCACCGGCAAGACCACCACGGTGCTCAACCTGCTGGCGGCGTTACAGTCCATGGCCTGCCAGAAGCCGGGGTTGGACCCGGATGACCCCTATCTGCGAATCCGATTGTCGGCCCCCACCGGCAAGGCCGCCGCGCGGCTCAGTGAATCCATTGGCGGAGCCCTGAGCAAAGTCCCGCTGGCTGCGCTTCCTGGCGCTCCGGATGCCTCGGCAATTCCGACAGAAGTTACCACCCTGCATCGCCTGCTGGGCAGCCGCCCGGGTTCACGTCAGTTCCGCTACAACGAGGACAACCCGCTGCCACTGGACATCCTGGTGATCGACGAAGCCTCCATGGTGGATGTGGACCTGATGGCCTCGGTGTTCGCAGCCCTGCCAGAGAATGCCCGCCTGATCATGCTGGGCGACAAGGATCAGCTGGCCTCGGTCGACGCCGGTGCGGTACTGGGGGAGTTGTGCCAACGGGCGAACGCGGGCCATTACCGGCCCGAGACACTGGAATGGCTGGAATCCGTCACCGGTTGCCGGCTTCCTGAGGAGCTGGCCGATGCCAGCGGACAACCGCTGGACCAGGCGGTGGGCATGCTGCGCAAGAGTTACCGCTTTGACGAGCACAGCGGGATCGGTGTCCTGGCGCAGGCCACCAATGAGGGCCGTTTTGATAAAAGCCTGATCAGCCAGTGCCAGACCCAGACCTTTCCCGACGTCGCCTGGCTTGGACGGTCCGAGTTAATGACTGATCCGACGGACAATCCATCCACAGCCGATGCCCTGCTACCGCTGGCTCGCCACGCCCGCACCGGCAGCGCCGGGGCGTTTCTCAATGCCGGCGAGGGTCGAATGGTGAACGGTGATTCGGTGAGCGCACCTGTCGGCTACGGGCACTATCTGCAGATCATGTCCGGACAACGCCCCCACGCCACCGATTCCGAGGCGGATCGCCTGGAATGGGATGCCTGGGCAACGAAGGTGCTCGCCGCTTTCAGCCAGTTCCAGGTGCTATGCGCCTTGCGCAAAGGCCCGTTCGGCGTGGAAGGGTTGAACCAGCAGGTAGCCAATGAACTTCGCGCGTCCGGGCTGATCGTTAAAACCGAAGGCTGGTACGCCGGCCGCCCGGTGCTGGTGACCGGCAACGACTACAACCTGGGCTTGATGAACGGCGATATCGGTGTGACTTTAAGCGTGCCCTGGGATCACGACGAAGCGGGCAAGCCGGTTCAGACCCTTCGGGTGGCATTCCCGTCCAGTGACGGCAGCGGCACTATCCGCTGGATATCCCCCAGCCGTTTGCAGTCCCTGGAAACCGTTTACGCCATGACGGTGCACAAATCCCAGGGCTCCGAATTTACCCATGCCTGCCTGGTGATCCCGGATCGGCTTACACCGGTACTGACACGGGAGCTGATCTATACCGGTATCACGCGAGCAAGACACTGGCTCAGCCTTGCCGTTCCTCAGGAAGGGGTATTGCGTGATGCAGTCGGCCGCAGTGTGGTGCGGGCCTCCGGACTGGCCAGATTACTGGCCTAG